The following proteins come from a genomic window of Populus nigra chromosome 6, ddPopNigr1.1, whole genome shotgun sequence:
- the LOC133697300 gene encoding protein SIEVE ELEMENT OCCLUSION C-like, with translation MGFTLTGTPEARGFELGWLGVSEMKGKVVLLLVSKAELFPQKGLLLLLDRTYDHPYHKKLEGSYEIVWISISDTWTDAERDIFDFLSNSLPWYSVRRPWVLYSAVVNYIRQEWDYKNVPLVVVLDSQGMVRKSNAMDMVFIWGATAYPFSTSTEKELWDEENWTLKLLLDEIDPLLTTWVEEGRNICIYGSDNLDWIREFNATCKCSLKWCMLAAKTLANKRSKLQLGQSIHSDDHILKEVSALLDTANEGWAIIGRGNTADIVKLSASEAIKWLDRFPEWEENVAKLGFVSALRAAIDPPPPPLGPCNHSKVVPYAEGLVDPRKPC, from the exons ATGGGCTTCACTCTAACCGGTACTCCCGAGGCACGTGGGTTCGAGTTGGGTTGG CTAGGTGTATCTGAAATGAAGGGCAAGGTAGTTTTACTTTTGGTATCTAAGGCAGAGCTCTTTCCACAAAAGGGATTGCTTCTGCTGCTTGATAGAACATATGATCATCCTTACCACAAGAAGTTAGAGGGAAGTTATGAAATTGTTTGGATCTCAATTTCTGATACATGGACTGATGCTGAAAGGGACATATTCGATTTTTTGTCAAACTCTTTGCCATGGTACTCAGTCCGGCGACCGTGGGTGCTCTACTCAGCTGTTGTGAACTACATAAGACAAGAATGGGACTACAAAAATGTCCCTCTTGTTGTAGTGTTGGATTCACAAGGCATGGTCAGAAAATCAAATGCAATGGATATGGTGTTCATCTGGGGTGCCACAGCATACCCCTTCTCAACTTCGACAGAAAAGGAACTCTGGGATGAAGAGAATTGGACCCTGAAACTTTTGCTTGATGAAATTGACCCTCTATTAACCACCTGG GTAGAAGAAGGCAGAAATATTTGCATTTATGGAAGTGACAACCTAGACTGGATTAGGGAATTCAATGCCACGTGTAAGTGCAGCTTGAAATGGTGTATGCTGGCTGCAAAGACCTTGGCGAACAA AAGATCAAAACTCCAACTGGGACAATCAATCCATTCTGATGATCATATCTTGAAAGAGGTGTCAGCATTACTAGATACGGCGAACGAAGGGTGGGCCATAATCGGAAGAGGGAATACGGCAGACATTGTAAAACTTTCAGCTAGTGAAGCAATAAAATGGTTGGATAGGTTTCCAGAATGGGAAGAAAATGTGGCAAAGTTAGGATTCGTGTCAGCACTTAGAGCTGCCATTGatccacctcctcctccactaGGGCCTTGCAATCATTCGAAAGTTGTTCCTTATGCAGAAGGGCTAGTTGATCCTAGAAAACCATGTTAA
- the LOC133697234 gene encoding protein SIEVE ELEMENT OCCLUSION B-like has protein sequence MAVVPQKMRRERSMFSSSDDTAMMKQIQATHAPDGRDFSVKPLLHIVEDIFLRATPALGMTSIVQQQGAHQAQLDELEEKALQNGFHETIEMLSYNINKISCEMSCKCSGGGDAHATTLAIFNLVSNYSWDEKVVLALAGFAVNYGEFWLVAQLYLTNPLAKAVALLKQLPDIIERADNLKPKFEALTSLIKAMMDVAKCIVEFKELPSQYITPDTPEMLTATAHIPTAVYWTIRSVVACASQIMGLIGMGHEYIASTTEAWELSSLAHKVNNIHSHLMKQLTLCFQHIDEKRHIEAFQTLVSLFEAFHIDNMKILKALIYAKDDQLPLFDGSTKKRASLDVLRRRSVLLLISDLEISHEELSMLQQMYSEAREQPGRPESQYEVVWLPVVDRSSQWSETKHKQFEDFQRIMPWYSVYHPSLLDVAVIRYIKEVWHFNKRPLLVVLDPQGRVVNPNAIHMMWIWGSLAFPFTSLKEEALWKEETWKIELLADSIDPMILSWIDQGKYICLYGGEDIEWIRKFTVTAKDVASRAGITLEMLYVGKSNPREKVRKNNSIITTEKLSHVLPDLTLIWFFWVRLESMWHSKVQHKRTVENDVIMQEIMTMLSFDGSEQGWAVISRGPADMAKAKGETILKSFVDFETWRDVAQEKGFLPALIDHLHELHTPFHCNRLILPGATGSIPERVVCAECGRPMEKFIMYRCCTD, from the exons ATGGCGGTGGTACCTCAAAAGATGAGGCGTGAACGCAGTATGTTTTCATCATCGGATGACACTGCAATGATGAAGCAAATTCAGGCCACTCATGCTCCTGATGGCCGGGACTTTTCAGTGAAGCCTCTTCTTCATATTGTTGAGGACATTTTCCTCCGTGCCACTCCTGCCCTGGGCATGACCAGCATTGTTCAGCAGCAG GGAGCTCATCAAGCACAACTTGATGAATTGGAAGAGAAGGCTCTTCAAAATGGCTTTCATGAAACGATCGAGATGCTGTCTTACAATATCAACAAGATTTCCTGCGAG ATGTCCTGCAAGTGTTCTGGAGGTGGAGATGCACATGCAACAACTTTGGCAATATTCAACTTGGTATCAAACTACTCGTGGGACGAAAAGGTGGTGCTAGCGTTAGCTGGATTTGCCGTGAACTATGGGGAGTTTTGGCTTGTCGCCCAGCTTTACCTTACAAACCCACTAGCTAAAGCGGTTGCACTTCTGAAGCAATTGCCGGATATAATTGAACGAGCTGACAATCTGAAGCCCAAGTTTGAGGCACTTACAAGCCTTATCAAGGCCATGATGGATGTGGCCAAATGCATAGTTGAGTTCAAGGAGCTTCCGTCTCAATACATCACCCCTGACACTCCAGAAATGTTAACTGCCACTGCGCATATCCCCACTGCTGTTTACTGGACCATCAGGAGTGTTGTGGCTTGCGCATCACAAATTATGGGCCTTATTGGCATGGGTCATGA GTACATAGCATCCACAACAGAGGCTTGGGAGCTATCAAGCTTGGCCCACAAGGTTAATAACATTCACAGCCATCTCATGAAGCAGCTCACTCTTTGTTTTCAGCACATAG ATGAGAAAAGGCATATTGAAGCATTTCAAACACTTGTGAGCCTGTTCGAAGCTTTCCACATTGACAACATGAAGATTCTAAAGGCTTTGATTTATGCCAAGGACGATCAACTACCACTCTTTGATGGGTCCACCAAGAAAAGG GCAAGCCTTGATGTGTTGAGAAGGAGGAGTGTGTTGCTGCTGATTTCGGACCTCGAAATCTCCCACGAAGAGCTTTCAATGCTGCAACAAATGTACAGTGAGGCGCGGGAGCAACCAGGAAGACCAGAGAGCCAGTATGAGGTTGTATGGCTCCCAGTTGTGGACAGATCATCCCAGTGGAGTGAAACAAAGCATAAGCAGTTTGAGGATTTTCAAAGGATTATGCCATGGTACTCTGTCTATCACCCTTCATTGCTAGATGTTGCAGTCATCAGGTACATCAAAGAGGTGTGGCACTTCAACAAGAGGCCCTTGCTTGTGGTTTTGGATCCACAAGGGAGAGTAGTCAACCCCAATGCAATCCACATGATGTGGATTTGGGGAAGCCTGGCTTTCCCTTTCACCAGCTTAAAGGAGGAAGCACTCTGGAAAGAAGAAACCTGGAAAATCGAGCTATTGGCAGATAGCATTGATCCAATGATCTTGTCTTGG ATAGATCAAGGGAAGTACATATGCTTGTATGGTGGGGAGGACATTGAGTGGATCCGTAAATTCACCGTTACTGCAAAAGATGTTGCGAGCAGGGCCGGTATAACGTTAGAAATGCTCTATGTAGGGAAGAGCAACCCCAGGGAGAAAGTTAGGAAAAATAACTCTATTATTACGACCGAGAAACTTAGCCATGTATTGCCAGACCTCACTTTGATCTGGTTCTTTTGGGTGAGGCTGGAGAGCATGTGGCATTCCAAGGTGCAACACAAGAGGACTGTAGAGAATGATGTCATCATGCAGGAGATAATGACAATGCTCAGCTTCGATGGAAGTGAACAAGGATGGGCTGTGATCAGCAGGGGACCAGCTGATATGGCCAAGGCAAAGGGAGAAACCATATTGAAATCTTTTGTTGACTTTGAGACATGGAGGGACGTTGCACAGGAAAAGGGTTTTCTGCCTGCACTGATTGATCACCTCCATGAACTCCATACCCCATTCCACTGCAACCGTCTGATACTGCCAGGGGCTACAGGGAGCATCCCAGAGAGGGTTGTTTGTGCTGAATGCGGCCGTCCCATGGAGAAGTTCATCATGTATCGTTGCTGTACCGATTGA
- the LOC133697070 gene encoding protein SIEVE ELEMENT OCCLUSION C-like: MNLFGNDCSSQHSSMPSEDDILIKKLLLTHDPDGRRLDSELLLRAMENVLCYAAASQVCGFHIDAIAKDDVSDIEVVGSQETLAQIIDRIKIEMLRKHSGKENLHTRTMILFDVLGNYRWDVKAVLTLAAFATTYGEFCIIMQEYPYNPLAVSVAKLKHLPLNLWPLKPQFKALSFLVRTMIDVTKCIIKFEGLPFRYAQLDDETMVIAKSCIYVAAYWVTRSTVACTSQIRDLKAMKPEQVWSNSTLIAAWELSSLAYKLSSICSHLRPQVDLCHQQMEEKMHQKLLKVFQEVHPDNQDVLGILLAAKDELPLKNSSTQDKLGVSEMKGKVVLLLVSKAELLPQEGLLLLLDRTYDHPYHKKLEGSYEIVWISISDTWTDAERDTFDFLSNSLPWYSVRRPWVLYSAVVNYIKQEWDYKNVPLIVVLDSKGMVRKSNAMDMVFIWGATAYPFSTLKEKELWDEENWTLKLLLDEIDPLLTTWVEEGRNICIYGSDNLDWIREFNATCKVIRNAGVQLEMVYVGCKDLGEQVRRLLAIIDEELHRSLFSFTKLHFFWLRLESIRRSKLQLGQSIHSDDHILKEVSALLDTANEGWAIIGRGNTADIVKLSASEAIKWLDRFPEWEENVAKLGFVSALRAAIDPPPPPLGPCNHSKVVPYAEGLTEETVLCEKCKHPMKKNVVYE, encoded by the exons ATGAACTTGTTTGGTAATGACTGTTCTTCCCAGCATTCTTCGATGCCTTCAGAAGATGATATTCTGATAAAGAAACTCCTGTTGACACATGATCCTGATGGTCGTCGCCTAGATTCCGAGCTACTGCTTCGTGCAATGGAGAATGTCCTGTGTTATGCTGCTGCATCCCAA GTCTGTGGTTTTCATATTGATGCAATTGCAAAGGATGATGTAAGCGACATTGAAGTGGTTGGATCACAAGAAACACTGGCACAGATCATCGACAGAATTAAGATTGAG ATGCTTCGCAAACATTCTGGCAAGGAAAACCTGCACACGAGAACGATGATCTTGTTTGATGTGCTTGGAAATTATAGATGGGATGTCAAGGCGGTATTAACACTTGCGGCCTTTGCAACAACCTACGGTGAATTTTGCATCATAATGCAGGAATACCCTTATAACCCCTTGGCAGTATCAGTCGCCAAGCTGAAGCACCTACCTCTCAACTTATGGCCATTGAAGCCCCAATTTAAGGCCTTGAGCTTCTTAGTCAGGACAATGATTGATGTTACCAAGTGCATAATAAAGTTTGAAGGGCTTCCCTTTAGATATGCACAGCTGGATGATGAAACAATGGTCATTGCAAAGTCTTGCATCTATGTAGCTGCTTACTGGGTCACAAGAAGCACAGTGGCATGCACTTCTCAAATCAGAGACTTGAAAGCCATGAAGCCTGAGCAAGT GTGGTCAAATTCAACATTGATTGCAGCATGGGAGCTCTCGAGCCTGGCTTATAAGTTGAGCAGCATATGCAGTCACCTCAGGCCGCAGGTGGATTTGTGTCATCAACAAATGG AGGAAAAGATGCATCAGAAGCTATTAAAAGTTTTCCAGGAGGTCCATCCTGATAACCAAGATGTCCTAGGAATATTATTGGCTGCAAAGGATGAGTTACCACTCAAGAATTCCTCCACACAAGACAAG CTAGGTGTATCTGAAATGAAGGGCAAGGTAGTTTTACTTTTGGTATCAAAGGCAGAACTCCTTCCACAAGAGGGATTGCTTCTGCTGCTTGATAGAACATATGATCATCCTTACCACAAGAAGTTAGAGGGAAGTTATGAAATTGTTTGGATCTCAATTTCTGATACATGGACTGATGCTGAAAGGGACACATTCGATTTTTTGTCAAACTCTTTGCCATGGTACTCAGTCCGGCGACCGTGGGTGCTCTACTCAGCTGTTGTGAACTACATAAAACAAGAATGGGACTACAAAAATGTCCCTCTTATTGTAGTGTTGGATTCAAAAGGTATGGTCAGAAAATCAAATGCAATGGATATGGTGTTCATCTGGGGTGCCACAGCATACCCCTTCTCAACtttgaaagaaaaggaactCTGGGACGAAGAGAATTGGACCCTGAAACTTTTGCTTGATGAAATTGACCCTCTATTAACCACCTGG GTAGAAGAAGGCAGAAATATTTGCATTTATGGAAGTGACAACCTAGACTGGATTAGGGAATTCAATGCCACGTGTAAGGTGATCAGAAATGCTGGTGTGCAGCTTGAAATGGTGTATGTTGGCTGTAAGGACCTTGGCGAACAAGTAAGACGCCTGTTAGCTATTATCGATGAAGAACTGCACAGAAGTTTATTCTCTTTCACAAAACTCCATTTCTTTTGGCTTCGGTTGGAGAGTATCAGAAGATCAAAACTCCAACTGGGACAATCAATCCATTCTGATGATCATATCTTGAAAGAGGTGTCAGCATTACTAGATACGGCGAACGAAGGGTGGGCCATAATCGGAAGAGGGAATACGGCAGACATTGTAAAACTTTCAGCTAGTGAAGCAATAAAATGGTTGGATAGGTTTCCAGAATGGGAAGAAAATGTGGCAAAGTTAGGATTCGTGTCAGCACTTAGAGCTGCCATTGatccacctcctcctccactaGGGCCTTGCAATCATTCGAAAGTTGTTCCTTATGCAGAAGGGCTAACAGAAGAAACTGTACTGTGTGAGAAGTGTAAGCATCCCATGAAGAAGAACGTTGTTTATGAGTGA